The following coding sequences are from one Streptomyces sp. NBC_01294 window:
- a CDS encoding hemolysin family protein → MTAVQLLIGLLTLVVNAFFVGAEFALISVRRSQIEPYAEQGDRRARSVLWGLEHLSALMAAAQLGITLCTLVLGVVAEPAIAHLLTPLLDLVGVPHGVTHAISFVVALALATYLHMLFGEMLPKNVALSEPVRTALLLGPPLVTLTRALRPVIFAINAFANALLRLLRVEVKDEVGATFSDDELARMVKDSSDAGLLDDRASERLHDALELGRRPVTDVVLPADQVVPAREGITPAGLERLSAESGYSRFPMIDAEHRILGYLHVKDALDADGEARDEPFPLASLRPIAQVRAETPLDDVLTAMRRSRTHLAAVLGTDGAMTGLVTMEDVLRELFGRPTSA, encoded by the coding sequence ATGACCGCGGTCCAGCTGCTGATCGGCCTGTTGACCCTGGTCGTCAACGCCTTCTTCGTCGGCGCGGAGTTCGCGCTGATCTCGGTCCGGCGCAGCCAGATCGAGCCGTACGCCGAACAGGGCGATCGGCGGGCCCGCTCCGTCCTGTGGGGGCTGGAGCACCTGTCGGCGCTGATGGCGGCGGCCCAGCTGGGCATCACCCTGTGCACCCTTGTGCTGGGTGTGGTGGCCGAGCCGGCCATCGCCCATCTGCTGACCCCGCTGCTCGACCTGGTCGGCGTACCGCACGGAGTGACGCACGCGATCTCCTTCGTGGTGGCGCTGGCGCTGGCGACGTACCTGCACATGCTCTTCGGCGAGATGCTGCCGAAGAACGTGGCACTGTCCGAGCCGGTGCGCACCGCGCTGCTGCTGGGGCCGCCGCTGGTGACCCTCACGCGGGCGCTGCGGCCGGTGATCTTCGCGATCAACGCCTTCGCCAACGCCCTGCTGCGCCTGCTGCGGGTGGAGGTGAAGGACGAGGTGGGGGCGACCTTCTCGGACGACGAGCTGGCCCGCATGGTCAAGGACTCCAGTGACGCGGGGCTCCTCGACGACCGGGCGAGCGAGCGCCTGCACGACGCCCTGGAGCTGGGCCGACGGCCCGTGACCGATGTGGTGCTGCCGGCGGACCAGGTGGTTCCGGCCCGCGAGGGCATCACGCCGGCCGGACTGGAGCGCTTGTCGGCCGAGTCCGGGTACTCCCGGTTCCCGATGATCGACGCCGAGCACAGGATCCTGGGCTACCTGCACGTGAAGGACGCCCTGGACGCGGACGGGGAGGCGCGCGACGAGCCGTTCCCCCTGGCGTCGCTGCGGCCGATCGCGCAGGTGCGGGCGGAGACCCCGCTGGACGACGTGCTGACCGCCATGCGGCGCAGCCGTACGCACCTGGCGGCGGTCCTCGGGACGGACGGCGCCATGACGGGCCTGGTGACGATGGAGGACGTGCTGCGGGAGCTGTTCGGCAGGCCGACCTCCGCGTGA
- a CDS encoding SGNH/GDSL hydrolase family protein has product MEMNASYTSFVAVGDSFTEGMSDLLPDGSYRGWADLLAARLAAREPGFRYANLAVRGKLIAQIAEDQAPVAAAMCADVVTLVGGLNDTLRPNVDMGRVRDHLESAVELLAPSCKRLVLMRSPGRNGPVMERFRPRMEELFVTIGELADRHGALVVDLYGAPALADPRMWDVDRLHLTAEGHHRVAEAVWQALGLPAEQDWRTALPDTAPLGWTVRRAQDLGFARQHLIPWIGRRLTGRSSGDGRPAKRPELLPYGDAPLS; this is encoded by the coding sequence ATGGAAATGAATGCCTCTTACACCAGTTTCGTCGCGGTCGGCGACTCCTTCACCGAGGGCATGTCCGACCTGCTCCCCGACGGCTCCTACCGGGGCTGGGCCGATCTGCTCGCCGCCCGCCTCGCGGCGCGCGAGCCGGGCTTCCGCTACGCGAACCTCGCGGTCCGCGGGAAGCTGATCGCGCAGATCGCCGAGGACCAGGCCCCGGTGGCGGCGGCGATGTGCGCCGACGTGGTGACCCTGGTGGGCGGGCTGAACGACACGCTGCGCCCCAATGTGGACATGGGCCGGGTCCGGGACCACCTGGAGTCGGCGGTGGAACTCCTCGCACCCTCCTGCAAGCGCCTCGTGCTGATGCGCTCGCCCGGGCGCAACGGGCCGGTGATGGAACGCTTCCGGCCCCGCATGGAGGAGCTCTTCGTCACCATCGGGGAGCTCGCCGACCGGCACGGCGCACTGGTGGTGGACCTGTACGGGGCCCCCGCCCTCGCCGACCCCCGGATGTGGGACGTCGACCGGCTGCACCTGACGGCCGAGGGCCACCACCGGGTGGCGGAGGCCGTCTGGCAGGCGCTGGGGCTGCCCGCCGAGCAGGACTGGCGCACCGCGCTGCCCGACACCGCACCCCTCGGCTGGACGGTGCGCCGGGCCCAGGACCTGGGCTTCGCCCGGCAGCACCTGATCCCCTGGATCGGCCGCCGCCTGACGGGGCGCTCGTCCGGGGACGGCCGCCCGGCCAAGCGCCCGGAGCTGCTGCCGTACGGGGACGCGCCGCTCTCGTAG
- the mug gene encoding G/U mismatch-specific DNA glycosylase, with protein sequence MTPDELNAARDRVLPDVVAGGLRVLFCGINPGLLSAATGHHFARPGNRFWPVLHLSGFTPRRLDPAEQEELLTYRLGITNVVARATARADELSAEEFREGGRLLSAKVELLRPQWLAVVGVTAYRTAFGERKAQIGPQERTIGSTRIWALPNPSGLNAHWTAESMALEYARLRAAAESPDR encoded by the coding sequence CTGACCCCCGACGAGCTGAACGCCGCCCGCGACCGCGTCCTCCCGGACGTGGTCGCGGGCGGTCTGCGTGTGCTGTTCTGCGGTATCAACCCAGGACTCCTCTCCGCCGCGACGGGCCACCATTTCGCCCGCCCCGGCAACCGGTTCTGGCCCGTCCTGCACCTTTCGGGCTTCACCCCGCGGCGGCTGGATCCCGCGGAGCAGGAGGAGCTGCTGACCTACCGTCTCGGCATCACCAACGTCGTGGCCCGCGCCACGGCCCGGGCCGACGAGCTGAGCGCCGAGGAGTTCCGCGAGGGCGGCCGTCTCCTGTCGGCCAAGGTGGAACTGCTGCGCCCCCAGTGGCTGGCCGTGGTCGGAGTCACGGCGTACCGCACCGCGTTCGGCGAACGCAAGGCCCAGATCGGCCCGCAGGAGCGCACCATCGGCTCCACCCGCATCTGGGCGCTGCCCAACCCCAGCGGGCTCAACGCCCACTGGACCGCCGAGTCCATGGCCCTGGAGTACGCCCGCCTCCGCGCAGCCGCCGAGTCCCCCGACCGTTAG
- a CDS encoding sensor histidine kinase — protein MYRLLRAPLQPVTYSRWLHLCVPALLLALWMFIEPAAPWAPLLIVIPLGLVPWVRLAEGLQARFLLTPHDWDREESTISAVPSAGWSDRWRTLLWLEVRLVFTGAAWAPTVWLPMMTVELVTLALGHPLESDPMLPFVPPRWAAALLVPVPLILLFAMVIVLGQLITAVAQRLLGPSAAERLTALEARTEQLLERTRIARELHDSIGHALTVAVVQAGAARAAGDPEFTDRALCAIEETGRAALEDLERVLGVLRESKRPPSQGPTLAEADRLLESARASGAAVDAQLTGPLEKLPGPVTREGYRILQEALTNVLRHCGPVPVRVRVEMTAGRLDLEVTNPLPERSGVTLGGGSGLRGMRERAALLGGETETGPHEGGWRVHARLPLERIR, from the coding sequence ATGTACCGACTGCTCAGGGCCCCGCTCCAACCAGTGACCTATTCACGCTGGTTGCACCTCTGCGTGCCCGCCCTGCTGCTGGCGCTCTGGATGTTCATAGAGCCCGCGGCGCCGTGGGCTCCGCTGCTCATCGTCATCCCGCTGGGTCTGGTGCCCTGGGTGCGGCTGGCGGAGGGGCTGCAGGCGCGGTTCCTGCTCACCCCGCACGACTGGGACCGCGAGGAGAGCACCATCAGCGCGGTCCCCTCCGCAGGGTGGAGCGACCGGTGGCGGACCCTGCTGTGGCTCGAGGTGCGGCTCGTCTTCACGGGGGCCGCCTGGGCCCCGACCGTGTGGCTCCCGATGATGACGGTCGAACTGGTCACGCTCGCGCTCGGGCACCCGCTGGAAAGCGATCCCATGCTGCCCTTCGTGCCCCCGCGGTGGGCCGCCGCACTGCTCGTGCCGGTGCCGCTCATCCTGCTCTTCGCCATGGTGATCGTGCTCGGGCAGCTGATCACCGCGGTCGCCCAGCGGTTGCTGGGGCCTTCGGCGGCCGAGCGGCTCACCGCGCTGGAGGCCCGGACCGAACAGCTGCTGGAGCGCACCCGGATCGCGCGGGAGCTGCACGACTCCATCGGGCACGCGCTGACGGTGGCGGTGGTGCAGGCCGGGGCCGCCCGGGCCGCCGGCGATCCGGAGTTCACCGACCGGGCGCTGTGCGCGATCGAGGAGACGGGCCGGGCCGCGCTGGAGGATCTGGAGCGGGTGCTGGGCGTACTGCGGGAGTCCAAACGGCCACCGTCCCAGGGGCCGACACTGGCGGAGGCGGACCGGCTGCTGGAGTCGGCCCGCGCCTCCGGTGCCGCCGTCGACGCACAACTGACCGGACCACTGGAGAAGTTGCCCGGACCGGTCACCCGGGAGGGGTACCGGATCCTGCAGGAGGCGCTGACCAACGTGCTGCGCCACTGCGGCCCCGTACCGGTCAGGGTGCGGGTGGAGATGACCGCGGGCCGGCTGGACCTGGAGGTGACGAATCCGCTGCCGGAGCGTTCCGGCGTCACGCTCGGCGGCGGCAGCGGGCTGCGCGGGATGCGGGAGCGGGCCGCGCTGCTCGGCGGCGAGACGGAGACCGGACCGCACGAGGGGGGCTGGAGAGTGCACGCACGGCTTCCGTTGGAGCGAATACGCTGA
- a CDS encoding GNAT family N-acetyltransferase, whose translation MTDLHIGPAAAADLGAVLDFWKSAAEGTSISDDLAGVERLHARDPEALLLARRDGELVGTVIAGFDGWRCHLYRLAVHPGHRRRGIGAALLAAAEDRFVALGGRRGDAMVLDRNERAHRVWDAVGYRPQEQWTRWVKPLDGPTR comes from the coding sequence ATGACTGATCTTCACATCGGCCCCGCGGCGGCCGCCGACCTCGGCGCCGTGCTGGACTTCTGGAAGAGCGCCGCAGAGGGAACGAGTATCAGCGACGACCTGGCCGGGGTCGAGCGGCTCCACGCCCGCGATCCGGAGGCGCTGCTGCTCGCGCGGCGCGACGGCGAGCTCGTCGGGACCGTGATCGCCGGGTTCGACGGCTGGCGCTGTCACCTGTACCGGCTCGCCGTGCACCCCGGACACCGCAGGCGGGGGATAGGCGCCGCGCTGCTGGCCGCCGCCGAGGACCGCTTCGTGGCGCTCGGCGGGCGGCGCGGGGACGCGATGGTGCTCGACCGCAACGAGCGGGCGCACCGGGTGTGGGACGCGGTGGGCTACCGGCCCCAGGAGCAGTGGACGCGCTGGGTCAAGCCACTCGACGGGCCGACCCGATGA
- the purB gene encoding adenylosuccinate lyase: MTAKPRIPNVLAGRYASAELAVLWSPEYKVTLERRLWLAVLRAQKDLGIEVPDAALADYERVLETVDLASIAEREKVTRHDVKARIEEFNALAGHEHVHKGMTSRDLTENVEQLQIRLSLELARDRTVAVLTRLGKLAGEHAELVMAGRSHNVAAQATTLGKRFATAADELLVAYDRLEDLLGRYPLRGIKGPVGTAQDMLDLLGGDAAKLADLEQRIAAHLGFAQAFTSVGQVYPRSLDYDVVTALVQLAAAPSSIAKTIRLMAGHELVTEGFKPGQVGSSAMPHKMNTRSCERVNGLMVILRGYASMTGELAGDQWNEGDVSCSVVRRVALPDAFFAFDGLLETFLTVLDEFGAFPAVVARELDRYLPFLATTKVLMGAVRAGVGREAAHEVIKEHAVASALAMREQGAERNELLDKLAADERMPLDRAQLDALMADKLSFTGAAGDQVAAVVSRIEAIAKQHPEAAGYAPGSIL; the protein is encoded by the coding sequence GTGACTGCCAAGCCCCGCATCCCCAATGTCCTGGCCGGCCGCTACGCCTCCGCGGAGCTCGCCGTCCTGTGGTCCCCCGAGTACAAGGTGACGCTGGAGCGGCGGCTGTGGCTCGCCGTGCTGCGTGCCCAGAAGGACCTCGGTATCGAGGTCCCGGACGCGGCCCTCGCCGACTACGAGCGCGTCCTGGAGACCGTCGACCTCGCCTCCATCGCCGAGCGCGAGAAGGTCACCCGGCACGACGTGAAGGCCCGCATCGAGGAGTTCAACGCCCTCGCCGGTCACGAGCACGTCCACAAGGGCATGACCTCCCGCGACCTGACCGAGAACGTCGAGCAGCTGCAGATCCGGCTCTCGCTGGAGCTGGCCCGGGACCGCACGGTCGCCGTCCTGACCCGCCTCGGCAAGCTGGCCGGCGAGCACGCCGAGCTGGTCATGGCCGGCCGCTCCCACAACGTGGCCGCGCAGGCGACCACGCTGGGCAAGCGCTTCGCGACGGCGGCCGACGAGCTGCTCGTGGCCTACGACCGCCTGGAGGACCTCCTCGGCCGTTACCCGCTGCGCGGCATCAAGGGCCCCGTCGGCACCGCCCAGGACATGCTCGACCTGCTCGGCGGCGACGCCGCCAAGCTCGCCGACCTGGAGCAGCGGATCGCCGCCCACCTCGGCTTCGCCCAGGCCTTCACCTCGGTCGGCCAGGTCTACCCGCGCTCGCTCGACTACGACGTGGTCACCGCGCTGGTGCAGCTGGCCGCCGCTCCCTCGTCGATCGCCAAGACGATCCGCCTGATGGCCGGCCACGAGCTGGTCACCGAGGGCTTCAAGCCCGGCCAGGTCGGCTCCTCCGCGATGCCGCACAAGATGAACACCCGCTCCTGCGAGCGCGTGAACGGCCTGATGGTCATCCTGCGCGGCTACGCGTCGATGACCGGTGAGCTGGCCGGCGACCAGTGGAACGAGGGCGACGTCTCCTGCTCCGTGGTCCGCCGCGTGGCCCTGCCGGACGCCTTCTTCGCCTTCGACGGTCTGCTGGAGACCTTCCTGACGGTCCTCGACGAGTTCGGCGCCTTCCCGGCCGTCGTCGCCCGCGAGCTGGACCGTTACCTGCCCTTCCTCGCGACCACCAAGGTCCTGATGGGCGCGGTGCGGGCCGGGGTCGGCCGCGAGGCCGCCCACGAGGTCATCAAGGAGCACGCGGTGGCCTCGGCCCTCGCCATGCGCGAGCAGGGCGCCGAGCGCAACGAGCTGCTGGACAAGCTGGCCGCCGACGAGCGGATGCCGCTGGACCGGGCCCAGCTCGATGCCCTGATGGCCGACAAGCTGTCCTTCACGGGCGCCGCGGGCGACCAGGTCGCGGCGGTGGTCTCGCGCATCGAGGCGATCGCCAAGCAGCACCCGGAGGCCGCCGGGTACGCGCCGGGGTCGATCCTCTGA
- a CDS encoding ABC transporter ATP-binding protein: MNSIEIRELTKQYGTHRAVDGLTFDVLPGRVTGFLGPNGAGKSTTMRLLLGLDRPTSGAATLGGLRYLDLPDPLHRVGALLDAQSAHGGRTARDHLCFLAAAGRIPVRRVDEVLEQAGIASVARRRIKSFSLGMRQRLGIAAALLGDPGVLLLDEPTNGLDPEGIIWIRELMRALAAEGRTVLVSSHLMAETAALADHLVVLGQGRLLADTSTEEFIDARSTPRVRLRTSDPIRLRAALARDGFEMVGADGGRWTVDGIQAEQLGGMAAREGIPMLELSDERASLEQAYLDLTADHAQFTATH; the protein is encoded by the coding sequence ATGAACAGCATCGAGATCCGAGAACTCACCAAGCAGTACGGCACCCACCGTGCGGTGGACGGCCTCACCTTCGATGTCCTGCCCGGCAGGGTCACCGGATTCCTCGGCCCCAACGGCGCCGGGAAGTCCACCACCATGCGTCTGCTGCTGGGCCTGGACCGGCCCACCTCCGGAGCGGCCACCCTGGGCGGCCTGCGCTACCTGGACCTGCCGGACCCGCTGCACCGGGTCGGCGCCCTGCTGGACGCCCAGTCGGCCCACGGCGGTCGCACCGCCCGGGACCACCTCTGCTTCCTCGCCGCCGCCGGCCGCATTCCGGTGCGCCGGGTGGACGAGGTCCTGGAGCAGGCCGGCATAGCCTCCGTGGCCAGGCGGCGGATCAAGTCCTTCTCGCTCGGCATGCGCCAGCGCCTCGGCATAGCCGCCGCACTGCTGGGCGACCCCGGGGTGCTCCTGCTGGACGAGCCGACCAACGGCCTCGACCCCGAGGGCATCATCTGGATCCGCGAGCTGATGCGTGCACTGGCCGCCGAGGGGCGGACCGTCCTGGTCTCCAGCCACCTCATGGCCGAGACCGCCGCGCTGGCCGACCACTTGGTCGTGCTGGGTCAGGGCAGGCTGCTGGCCGACACCTCGACGGAGGAGTTCATCGACGCGCGCAGCACCCCCCGCGTGCGGTTGCGGACCTCGGATCCGATACGCCTGCGGGCCGCCCTGGCACGGGACGGCTTCGAGATGGTCGGCGCCGACGGCGGGCGCTGGACCGTCGACGGCATACAGGCGGAACAGCTCGGCGGCATGGCCGCCCGTGAGGGCATCCCCATGCTGGAGCTCTCCGACGAGCGCGCCTCGCTGGAGCAGGCCTACCTGGATCTCACCGCCGACCACGCCCAGTTCACCGCAACCCACTGA
- a CDS encoding ABC transporter permease, which produces MSAALPTTPVLHSEWIKIRSLRGTLWSLISILVATVGIQALTAAAIGQAEEGSMGDDPLLAAFYGLNFGQVAAIAFGATAFSAEFHNGGLRTSLTAVPDRTRFYLSKISTLGALALVVGQLTGFLTFLAGQAFMGPYALEPGAPGTVRAMVGCGLYLTLMTLFAAGLTAVLRSGVAVLSILIPFVLMVSFVVGAAATGVGQFMPDRAGQMMMRSEQYGDLGPWTGLGVLALWAAAALVCGWIAVRRRDT; this is translated from the coding sequence ATGAGCGCCGCTCTGCCCACAACCCCCGTACTGCACTCGGAATGGATCAAGATCCGGTCTCTCCGGGGCACCTTGTGGTCCCTGATATCCATCCTCGTCGCCACCGTGGGAATCCAGGCGCTGACGGCCGCGGCGATAGGCCAGGCCGAGGAGGGCAGCATGGGAGACGACCCGCTCCTCGCCGCCTTCTACGGACTCAACTTCGGCCAGGTGGCCGCCATAGCCTTCGGCGCGACCGCCTTCTCCGCCGAGTTCCACAACGGAGGCCTGCGCACCAGCCTCACCGCCGTGCCCGACCGCACCCGGTTCTACCTGTCGAAGATCTCGACGCTGGGCGCACTTGCCCTCGTCGTCGGCCAGCTCACCGGCTTCCTGACCTTCCTGGCCGGCCAGGCGTTCATGGGCCCGTACGCCCTTGAACCGGGCGCCCCCGGCACCGTGCGGGCCATGGTCGGCTGCGGTCTCTACCTGACCCTCATGACCCTGTTCGCGGCCGGGCTCACGGCGGTGCTGCGCAGCGGAGTGGCCGTCCTGAGCATCCTCATACCCTTCGTCCTCATGGTGTCCTTCGTCGTTGGTGCGGCGGCGACCGGAGTGGGGCAGTTCATGCCGGACCGGGCCGGGCAGATGATGATGCGCAGCGAGCAGTACGGCGACCTCGGCCCGTGGACCGGGCTGGGCGTGCTGGCGCTGTGGGCGGCGGCGGCGCTCGTCTGCGGCTGGATCGCAGTGCGGCGACGCGACACGTGA
- a CDS encoding hemolysin family protein gives MTEVLLLVVALLLCITCGVFVAAEFSLTTVERSELERAVERGERGAESALAAVRTLTFQLSGAQLGITVTGLVIGMISKPSISALLQGPFEAMGLSAETASSAALILGTAVSTVVLMVVGELVPKNWAISSPLAIAKRVATMQRVFSRAFRPLISHLNTTANHMVRRFGMEPTEELASARTPQELVALARHSAKAGALEKDTAELFVRTLNLADLTAENVMTPRVQVTALDVQTTAEDVANATLATGLSRFPVYRGSLDTVVGTVHIKDVLALPAEERRRRPVSQLLREPLLVPESLTVDRLLDRLSGKQTMAVVIDEYGGTAGVATLEDIVEEVVGEVRDEHDPHETPDLAPAGTDASGRVLYSADGAARTDQLRRIGLRVPDGPYETLAGLIATELGRIPAVGDSMELDGWRLDVVDAVGRRASRVLLHAPTEPADGTEKAR, from the coding sequence ATGACCGAAGTGCTCCTCCTCGTCGTGGCACTGCTGCTCTGCATCACCTGCGGGGTCTTCGTCGCGGCCGAGTTCTCGCTGACGACCGTCGAGCGCAGCGAACTCGAGCGGGCCGTCGAGCGCGGCGAGCGCGGCGCCGAGAGCGCCCTGGCCGCCGTCCGCACCCTGACGTTCCAGCTCTCCGGCGCCCAGCTCGGCATCACGGTGACCGGCCTGGTCATCGGCATGATCTCCAAGCCGTCGATCTCCGCCCTGCTCCAGGGCCCGTTCGAGGCCATGGGCCTGTCCGCCGAGACGGCCTCCTCCGCCGCCCTGATCCTCGGCACGGCGGTCTCGACCGTCGTCCTGATGGTCGTCGGCGAGCTGGTGCCCAAGAACTGGGCCATCTCCTCCCCGCTGGCGATCGCCAAGCGGGTGGCGACGATGCAGCGGGTCTTCAGCCGGGCCTTCAGGCCCCTGATCAGCCACCTCAACACCACCGCGAACCACATGGTGCGCCGCTTCGGCATGGAGCCGACCGAGGAGCTGGCCTCGGCGCGCACCCCGCAGGAGCTGGTCGCCCTGGCGCGGCACTCCGCGAAGGCGGGCGCCCTGGAGAAGGACACCGCCGAGCTGTTCGTGCGGACCCTGAACCTGGCCGACCTGACCGCGGAGAACGTGATGACCCCGCGCGTGCAGGTCACGGCACTCGACGTGCAGACCACCGCCGAGGACGTGGCGAACGCGACGCTGGCCACCGGTCTGTCCCGCTTCCCGGTCTACCGGGGAAGCCTCGACACCGTCGTCGGCACCGTCCACATCAAGGACGTGCTGGCGCTGCCCGCCGAGGAGCGCCGCCGCCGGCCGGTGTCGCAGCTGCTGCGCGAGCCGCTCCTCGTACCGGAGTCGCTGACCGTGGACCGGCTGCTGGACCGGCTGTCCGGGAAGCAGACGATGGCCGTGGTCATCGACGAGTACGGCGGCACGGCCGGTGTGGCCACGCTGGAGGACATCGTCGAGGAGGTCGTCGGCGAGGTCCGCGACGAGCACGACCCGCACGAGACCCCGGACCTGGCCCCGGCCGGTACGGACGCCTCCGGGCGGGTGCTCTACTCGGCCGACGGCGCGGCCCGCACCGACCAGCTCCGGCGGATCGGGCTGCGGGTGCCGGACGGCCCGTACGAGACCCTGGCCGGCCTGATAGCGACCGAGCTGGGCCGCATCCCGGCCGTCGGCGACAGCATGGAGCTGGACGGCTGGCGGCTGGACGTGGTGGACGCGGTCGGGCGACGGGCCTCGCGGGTGCTGCTGCACGCCCCGACCGAGCCCGCCGACGGAACGGAGAAGGCCCGATGA
- a CDS encoding ROK family transcriptional regulator: MGQLTGGDPSLLRRINSAVVLRALRSAGSPTLTDLTRLTGLSRPTVEGVVEGLMATGLVVEADAEEGARRQGRPARRFRFRAEAGHLLGIEIGSHRIAVLLSGLDGRVIGAGTKDVAEAASADERLERVRAAVADLLRRAGVPRDSLRAVGVASPGIVEADGTVHLGTALPGWTGLPLGERLQRSFRCPVQVENDANAAAVAEHWKGAARDTGDMVFVMAGLSPGAGSLIGGRLHRGFGGAAGEIGALHLLGREVTPERLLSTTGEPLHPLDEPAVAEVFAMAKRGDERAVAAVERFLQRLVHDVAALVLAMDPELVIVGGWAAGLDGVLEPLRHELERYCLRPPRVALSMLGEAAVATGALRLALDHVEEELFAVEKTVTARPR; the protein is encoded by the coding sequence TTGGGGCAGCTGACCGGCGGGGACCCCTCCCTGCTCCGGCGGATCAACTCCGCCGTGGTGCTCCGGGCCCTGCGCTCGGCCGGATCGCCGACCCTCACCGACCTCACGCGGCTGACCGGGCTCTCCCGGCCGACCGTCGAGGGGGTCGTGGAGGGGCTGATGGCGACCGGGCTCGTCGTCGAGGCCGATGCCGAGGAGGGCGCGCGGCGGCAGGGCCGTCCGGCCAGGCGGTTCCGTTTCCGGGCCGAAGCGGGACATCTGCTCGGCATCGAGATCGGCTCGCACCGGATCGCGGTGCTGCTGTCCGGACTGGACGGACGCGTCATCGGCGCCGGCACCAAGGACGTCGCGGAGGCGGCGTCCGCCGACGAGCGGCTGGAGCGGGTGCGGGCGGCCGTCGCCGATCTGCTGCGCCGCGCCGGGGTGCCGCGGGACTCCCTGCGGGCGGTCGGGGTCGCCAGCCCCGGGATCGTGGAGGCGGACGGCACGGTCCACCTGGGCACCGCGCTGCCCGGCTGGACCGGGCTGCCGCTCGGGGAACGGCTGCAGCGCTCGTTCCGCTGCCCGGTTCAGGTGGAGAACGACGCCAATGCGGCGGCGGTCGCCGAGCACTGGAAGGGTGCCGCGCGGGACACCGGCGACATGGTGTTCGTGATGGCGGGGCTCAGTCCCGGCGCCGGTTCGCTGATCGGCGGCCGGCTGCACCGGGGCTTCGGCGGGGCGGCCGGCGAGATCGGCGCCCTGCACCTGCTGGGCCGCGAGGTCACGCCCGAGCGGCTGCTGTCGACCACCGGTGAACCGCTGCATCCGCTGGACGAGCCTGCCGTCGCCGAGGTCTTCGCGATGGCCAAGCGCGGCGACGAGCGGGCGGTAGCCGCCGTGGAGCGGTTCCTGCAGCGGCTGGTGCACGACGTGGCCGCGCTGGTCCTGGCGATGGATCCGGAGCTCGTGATCGTCGGCGGCTGGGCGGCCGGCCTGGACGGGGTCCTGGAGCCCCTGCGCCACGAGCTGGAACGCTACTGCCTTCGCCCGCCGCGGGTGGCCCTGTCGATGCTCGGCGAGGCCGCGGTGGCGACCGGGGCCCTGCGGCTCGCGCTGGACCACGTGGAAGAGGAACTGTTCGCCGTGGAGAAGACGGTCACGGCCCGCCCCCGCTGA
- a CDS encoding response regulator transcription factor, with the protein MPVTVLLVDDEPLVRAGLRAVLDAQPDIEVVGEAADGASVIPLVRQLRPDVVAMDVRMPLLDGIEATRAVLRTVDSPPKILVVTTFENDEYVYQALRAGADGFLLKRARPSEIVHAVRLVAEGETLLFPAAVRALAAEYGNRQARTVLERAALTEREEAVLRLMARGLTNVEIAAELIIGTETVKSHVSAILAKLGARDRTQAVITAYESGFVSPA; encoded by the coding sequence ATGCCGGTTACCGTACTGCTCGTCGACGACGAACCCCTGGTGCGCGCGGGTCTGCGCGCCGTCCTGGATGCCCAGCCCGACATCGAAGTGGTGGGTGAGGCAGCCGATGGCGCCTCCGTGATTCCGCTCGTACGGCAGTTGCGGCCGGACGTCGTGGCGATGGACGTGCGGATGCCGCTCCTCGACGGGATCGAGGCGACCCGTGCGGTCCTGCGGACGGTGGACTCCCCGCCGAAGATCCTCGTGGTGACCACCTTCGAGAACGACGAGTACGTCTACCAGGCGCTGCGGGCCGGGGCGGACGGGTTCCTGCTGAAGCGGGCCCGGCCGTCGGAGATCGTGCACGCGGTACGGCTCGTGGCGGAGGGCGAGACGCTGCTCTTCCCCGCGGCCGTACGGGCCCTGGCCGCGGAGTACGGGAACCGGCAGGCCCGGACGGTGCTGGAACGGGCCGCCCTGACCGAGCGGGAGGAGGCGGTCCTGCGGCTCATGGCGCGAGGGCTCACCAACGTGGAGATCGCGGCCGAGCTGATCATCGGCACCGAGACGGTCAAGTCCCACGTCAGCGCGATCCTCGCGAAGCTGGGGGCGCGGGACCGCACCCAGGCGGTGATCACGGCGTACGAGTCGGGCTTCGTCTCCCCGGCCTGA